One window of the Betta splendens chromosome 21, fBetSpl5.4, whole genome shotgun sequence genome contains the following:
- the gdap2 gene encoding ganglioside-induced differentiation-associated protein 2 isoform X2 codes for MDPLGARSQFIDIQTLPTWQQQLDEDGEGPPQDLNDSLFNEQTFPSPFPFRPDINRKIILHTGDVALLNCTAIVNTSNESLNDKNPVSDSIHRLAGPELREELLKLKGCRTGEAKLTKGYDLAARFIIHTVGPKYKTKYRTAAESSLYSCYRNIMQLAAERSMASVGFCVVSTTKRGYPLEDATHIAFRTVRRFLERHGNSIETVVFAVSNTEELVYKKLLPLYYPRSEDEEKASLPLIPADIGNSEGEPVVPERQIRIAEKPGSLEDDSEEDNLESDLDQVGNHAFARMEGDVDKQRKLILQGQMSEAAIQKQHQRNYNRWLCRARGEDLSDIAALKALYQTGVDMCGRTVMVVVGRNIPVTLIDIEKALLYFIHVMDHITAKEYVMVYFHTLTGEHNHLDSNFLKNLYDIVDTKFKRNLRAFYFVHPTFRSKASTWFFTTFSVSGIKDKVRYLDNLQQLFTCIKPEQIDIPPFVLEYDARVNGPYKRSQSSGL; via the exons ATGGATCCTCTGGGGGCCCGCTCCCAGTTCATAGACATTCAGACTCTgcccacatggcagcagcagctggatgaggatGGTGAAGGGCCACCACAGGATCTGAACGACAGCCTGTTCAATGAGCAGACCTTTCCGTCGCCCTTCCCTTTCAGACCGGACATCAACCGCAAGATCATCCTGCA CACCGGGGATGTGGCGCTGCTCAACTGCACCGCCATCGTCAACACCAGCAATGAGTCACTCAACGACAAGAACCCAGTGTCTGACAGCATCCATCGACTGGCAGGACCTGAGCTGCGAGAAGAGCTGCTCAAACTCAAAG GATGCCGAACGGGAGAGGCCAAGCTGACCAAAGGCTACGACCTGGCAGCAAGGTTCATCATCCACACAGTGGGGCCAAAGTACAAAACCAAGtacagaacagcagctgagaGCTCACTGTACAGCTGCTACCGGAACATCATGCAGCTGGCAGC AGAACGGTCGATGGCGTCTGTCGGCTTCTGTGTGGTGAGCACGACCAAACGAGGTTACCCACTGGAAGACGCCACACACATTGCTTTCA gaACAGTACGAAGGTTCCTGGAGCGTCATGGAAACAGTATTGAGACAGTGGTGTTTGCGGTGTCAAACACTGAGGAG CTGGTGTacaagaagctgctgcctcTTTACTACCCTCGCTCCGAGGACGAGGAGAAGGCCAGCCTGCCCCTCATTCCTGCTGACATTGGCAACTCTGAGGGTGAACCCGTGGTCCCAGAGAGACAGATCCGCATCGCCGAGAAACCAGGAAGCCTGGAAG ATGATTCTGAAGAGGACAATCTGGAATCGGATCTGGATCAGGTGGGGAATCACGCCTTCGCTAGGATGGAGGGAGATGTAGACAAACAGCGGAAACTGATTCTACAAGGCCAAATGTCCGAGGCAGCCATTCAGAAACAGCACCAGAGGAA CTACAATCGCTGGCTGTGTCGAGCCAGAGGAGAGGATCTGTCGGACATCGCTGCACTGAAAGCTCTTTATCAAACAG GAGTGGACATGTGTGGCAGGACAGTGATGGTCGTTGTTGGGCGAAACATCCCAGTGACACTCATTGACATTGAAAAG GCTCTGCTCTACTTCATCCACGTGATGGACCACATCACGGCGAAGGAGTATGTGATGGTTTACTTCCACACGCTGACCGGGGAACACAACCACCTGGACTCCAACTTCCTCAAGAACCTCTACGACATCGTCGACACCAA GTTTAAAAGGAATCTGAGGGCGTTCTACTTCGTACACCCAACGTTTCGCTCTAAG GCGTCGACGTGGTTCTTCACCACCTTCAGTGTCTCAGGGATAAAGGACAAGGTGCGTTACCTGGataacctgcagcagctgttcaccTGCATCAAACCCGAGCAGATCGACATCCCTCCCTTTGTGCTGGAGTACGACGCGAGG GTGAATGGACCCTACAAACGCTCCCAGTCGTCTGGTTTGTGA
- the gdap2 gene encoding ganglioside-induced differentiation-associated protein 2 isoform X1 produces MDPLGARSQFIDIQTLPTWQQQLDEDGEGPPQDLNDSLFNEQTFPSPFPFRPDINRKIILHTGDVALLNCTAIVNTSNESLNDKNPVSDSIHRLAGPELREELLKLKGCRTGEAKLTKGYDLAARFIIHTVGPKYKTKYRTAAESSLYSCYRNIMQLAAERSMASVGFCVVSTTKRGYPLEDATHIAFRTVRRFLERHGNSIETVVFAVSNTEELVYKKLLPLYYPRSEDEEKASLPLIPADIGNSEGEPVVPERQIRIAEKPGSLEDDSEEDNLESDLDQVGNHAFARMEGDVDKQRKLILQGQMSEAAIQKQHQRNYNRWLCRARGEDLSDIAALKALYQTGVDMCGRTVMVVVGRNIPVTLIDIEKALLYFIHVMDHITAKEYVMVYFHTLTGEHNHLDSNFLKNLYDIVDTKFKRNLRAFYFVHPTFRSKASTWFFTTFSVSGIKDKVRYLDNLQQLFTCIKPEQIDIPPFVLEYDARLHWFQMSSNLWLIFCFGLCDGFAP; encoded by the exons ATGGATCCTCTGGGGGCCCGCTCCCAGTTCATAGACATTCAGACTCTgcccacatggcagcagcagctggatgaggatGGTGAAGGGCCACCACAGGATCTGAACGACAGCCTGTTCAATGAGCAGACCTTTCCGTCGCCCTTCCCTTTCAGACCGGACATCAACCGCAAGATCATCCTGCA CACCGGGGATGTGGCGCTGCTCAACTGCACCGCCATCGTCAACACCAGCAATGAGTCACTCAACGACAAGAACCCAGTGTCTGACAGCATCCATCGACTGGCAGGACCTGAGCTGCGAGAAGAGCTGCTCAAACTCAAAG GATGCCGAACGGGAGAGGCCAAGCTGACCAAAGGCTACGACCTGGCAGCAAGGTTCATCATCCACACAGTGGGGCCAAAGTACAAAACCAAGtacagaacagcagctgagaGCTCACTGTACAGCTGCTACCGGAACATCATGCAGCTGGCAGC AGAACGGTCGATGGCGTCTGTCGGCTTCTGTGTGGTGAGCACGACCAAACGAGGTTACCCACTGGAAGACGCCACACACATTGCTTTCA gaACAGTACGAAGGTTCCTGGAGCGTCATGGAAACAGTATTGAGACAGTGGTGTTTGCGGTGTCAAACACTGAGGAG CTGGTGTacaagaagctgctgcctcTTTACTACCCTCGCTCCGAGGACGAGGAGAAGGCCAGCCTGCCCCTCATTCCTGCTGACATTGGCAACTCTGAGGGTGAACCCGTGGTCCCAGAGAGACAGATCCGCATCGCCGAGAAACCAGGAAGCCTGGAAG ATGATTCTGAAGAGGACAATCTGGAATCGGATCTGGATCAGGTGGGGAATCACGCCTTCGCTAGGATGGAGGGAGATGTAGACAAACAGCGGAAACTGATTCTACAAGGCCAAATGTCCGAGGCAGCCATTCAGAAACAGCACCAGAGGAA CTACAATCGCTGGCTGTGTCGAGCCAGAGGAGAGGATCTGTCGGACATCGCTGCACTGAAAGCTCTTTATCAAACAG GAGTGGACATGTGTGGCAGGACAGTGATGGTCGTTGTTGGGCGAAACATCCCAGTGACACTCATTGACATTGAAAAG GCTCTGCTCTACTTCATCCACGTGATGGACCACATCACGGCGAAGGAGTATGTGATGGTTTACTTCCACACGCTGACCGGGGAACACAACCACCTGGACTCCAACTTCCTCAAGAACCTCTACGACATCGTCGACACCAA GTTTAAAAGGAATCTGAGGGCGTTCTACTTCGTACACCCAACGTTTCGCTCTAAG GCGTCGACGTGGTTCTTCACCACCTTCAGTGTCTCAGGGATAAAGGACAAGGTGCGTTACCTGGataacctgcagcagctgttcaccTGCATCAAACCCGAGCAGATCGACATCCCTCCCTTTGTGCTGGAGTACGACGCGAGG CTCCATTGGTTCCAGATGAGCAGCAACCTTTGGCTCATCTTTTGTTTTGGGCTCTGTGATGGATTTGCTCCATGA